One genomic window of Micrococcus flavus includes the following:
- the nudC gene encoding NAD(+) diphosphatase, which produces MPEHPRPATRPDPRPAGGAAPLPPLPLPLAREAVDRAGLEREDPGLLDRLWQEAGTGVLHLRGGRAPVRDGALVTVPPAGPVPPGAVFLGRRERADGEASAAVVLVAHEDGAGAGSTPDTAPEGLPTDVAWVGLRDVAAGLSDADAGLFTAAVSVTHWHASHGFCPRCGGPTAVESAGWVRRCTACSVQHFPRTDPAVIMAVTDDDDRLLLGSNAAWPAGRHSCLAGFVEPGESLEHAVVREVGEEAGIVVVDPVYRGSQPWPFPRSLMVGFRARAPRGQTERADGVEIRSLRWFSRTELVAAVRDGEVTLPGAVSIARALIEDWYGGTLPDETTLIS; this is translated from the coding sequence ATGCCCGAGCACCCCCGCCCAGCGACCCGCCCCGATCCGCGCCCCGCCGGCGGGGCCGCACCCCTGCCGCCCCTGCCCCTGCCGCTCGCCCGGGAGGCCGTGGACCGGGCGGGGCTGGAGCGGGAGGACCCCGGCCTCCTGGACCGGCTGTGGCAGGAGGCGGGCACCGGGGTGCTGCACCTGCGAGGGGGCCGCGCCCCCGTCCGGGACGGCGCTCTCGTGACCGTGCCGCCGGCCGGGCCCGTGCCGCCCGGGGCGGTCTTCCTGGGCCGGCGGGAGCGCGCGGACGGGGAGGCGTCGGCCGCCGTCGTCCTCGTGGCCCACGAGGACGGTGCGGGTGCCGGCAGCACCCCCGACACGGCTCCGGAGGGCCTGCCGACGGACGTGGCCTGGGTGGGCCTGAGGGACGTGGCCGCGGGGCTGTCCGACGCGGACGCCGGCCTGTTCACGGCCGCGGTGTCCGTCACCCACTGGCACGCCTCCCACGGGTTCTGCCCCCGCTGCGGCGGCCCCACCGCCGTGGAGTCCGCCGGCTGGGTGCGGCGCTGCACCGCGTGCTCCGTGCAGCACTTCCCGCGCACGGACCCGGCCGTGATCATGGCCGTCACCGACGACGACGACCGCCTCCTCCTCGGCTCCAACGCCGCCTGGCCCGCGGGCCGGCACTCGTGCCTGGCCGGCTTCGTGGAGCCGGGGGAGTCCCTCGAGCACGCCGTGGTCCGGGAGGTCGGGGAGGAGGCGGGGATCGTCGTCGTCGACCCCGTCTACCGGGGCTCCCAGCCGTGGCCGTTCCCGCGCTCGCTCATGGTGGGCTTCCGCGCCCGCGCCCCACGGGGGCAGACGGAGCGGGCCGACGGCGTCGAGATCCGCTCGCTGCGCTGGTTCAGCCGTACCGAGCTGGTGGCCGCCGTCCGGGACGGGGAGGTGACCCTGCCCGGGGCCGTGTCCATCGCGCGGGCGCTGATCGAGGATTGGTACGGTGGGACGCTGCCGGATGAGACGACGCTGATCTCGTGA